A stretch of the Hippoglossus hippoglossus isolate fHipHip1 chromosome 1, fHipHip1.pri, whole genome shotgun sequence genome encodes the following:
- the ten1 gene encoding CST complex subunit TEN1: MLPAAAAFHFPWEISTGSVQEGESVRTFGRLVCYQPEESRATLSAQHASKEHHVVVHTMFVEPFNPIIGAQYIVLGETENSEGVGHMVRARVLNCVDGVNIALLQKAINEQRSFFRERECEQGKADAT; this comes from the exons AtgcttccagctgctgcagcttttcatttcCCCTGGGAAATAAGCACCGGGTCGGTCCAGGAAGGAGAATCAGTGAGGACGTTCGgcag ACTTGTCTGCTATCAGCCTGAGGAGTCCAGAGCTACGCTGTCAGCTCAGCATGCTTCCAAAGAGCACCATGTGGTCGTCCACACAATGTTTGTGGAGCCCTTTAACCCAATAATTGGAGCCCAGTACATAGTTCTGGGTGAAACAGAAAATTCTGAGG GGGTTGGCCACATGGTCCGTGCCCGTGTGCTGAACTGTGTTGATGGTGTCAACATAGCACTGCTGCAGAAAGCCATCAATGAGCAAAGAAGCTTCTTCAGGGAGAGGGAGTGTGAGCAGGGTAAAGCAGATGCAACCTGA